Proteins from a single region of Trichoderma asperellum chromosome 3, complete sequence:
- a CDS encoding uncharacterized protein (EggNog:ENOG41) yields MAFQQQPNRPAVQRAARSAVGSQGLSRRSARSAQEQEADEAQTWVLFSPPTDVTTTSYLTEDEHDESLETPGRSRLSDLGSLNTVARTGSAAAAAAAGRNDEAQSSQLSAAVDESQADDAELDSLDGHLPGFRSFPRNSFVMPVLPAHDGLGSFHLDQPALGLDAQDHIYQFERFNPRRVRRRLNSFDEAQFELEQAQIQEAEKRARIEAWRLEHSRIILEEVQREARRSKILQQKRVVSQKPVPKAEEVTETEDMTWHEEDPDTHPEDKEDSEGLITRITRKVLRDILGIDEKLLSVVLGGDLLSDEELSRTPRPSESGHDQEPSAPESEESWHMRILETVSRELGLLVNHLSKHPGAFSTYSHVHQVPLPYAGLPAIPEAAGARASSSARTAADRASENIFPEFRPTIRSTPRTTNRPPLRSTASEALLQDLPMDDTFTQEEWERDIDIKLMFRYLVSRFTSRPEPTIPTEMTTRPVPAKPQDAAAKAARVRQHHPLTSRTRPNERRAFKATAPSSPVAMRHHSSCASQSTRRSARRSSVSSRHYWDIGGSIGTGSMIAAAAPNAAMGSWGEV; encoded by the coding sequence ATGGCATTTCAACAGCAGCCCAACCGTCCGGCCGTGCAGCGGGCTGCTCGCTCCGCTGTTGGCAGCCAAGGTCTTTCTAGGCGATCGGCGCGCAGCGCCCAGGAGCAAGAAGCCGACGAGGCGCAGACTTGGGTGCTCTTCTCGCCTCCTACCGATGTGACCACCACGTCCTATCTGACCGAAGATGAGCATGACGAATCGTTGGAGACCCCAGGCCGCTCGCGCCTAAGCGACCTCGGCAGCTTAAATACAGTTGCAAGAACAGggtcggcggcggcggcggcggcggccggGCGAAATGATGAAGCCCAGTCCTCGCAGCTCTCTGCGGCTGTTGACGAATCACAAGCGGATGATGCTGAGCTGGATAGTCTCGATGGCCATCTGCCTGGGTTCAGGTCATTCCCCCGGAATAGCTTTGTTATGCCGGTCCTCCCAGCCCACGATGGCCTCGGCTCGTTCCACTTGGATCAACCCGCCCTCGGCTTAGACGCTCAGGACCACATTTACCAGTTTGAGAGGTTTAACCCCAGACGAGTACGCCGGAGGCTAAACAGCTTTGATGAGGCTCAGTTTGAATTGGAGCAAGCGCAAATCcaggaggcagagaagagggcACGGATTGAAGCCTGGCGGCTGGAACATAGCCGCATCATCCTAGAAGAGGTGCAGCGCGAGGCACGGCGATCAAAGATATTGCAGCAGAAGCGGGTCGTTTCACAGAAACCCGTGCCAAAGGCAGAGGAAGTCACCGAGACGGAAGACATGACTTGGCATGAGGAAGACCCAGATACTCACCCAGAAGACAAGGAAGACAGCGAAGGGCTGATTACGAGAATCACTCGCAAAGTTTTGCGGGATATACTTGGTATAGATGAGAAGCTACTATCCGTGGTACTCGGGGGCGATCTATTAAGCGATGAGGAGCTTTCAAGGACCCCGCGTCCGTCAGAGAGTGGACACGACCAGGAGCCATCAGCTCCGGAATCAGAAGAATCGTGGCATATGCGCATCCTGGAGACAGTATCAAGAGAGCTTGGCTTGCTGGTCAACCATCTCTCAAAGCACCCCGGCGCCTTTTCAACGTACTCGCATGTTCACCAGGTACCTTTGCCTTATGCCGGTTTGCCGGCCATACCGGAGGCTGCAGGCGCGCGGGCATCTTCGTCCGCACGCACAGCAGCAGATAGGGCCAGCGAGAATATATTTCCAGAATTCAGACCCACGATCCGATCCACTCCGCGAACGACCAACAGACCACCACTGAGGTCAACGGCATCAGAGGCATTATTACAGGATTTGCCCATGGACGACACATTTACTCAAGAGGAGTGGGAGAGGGACATTGATATCAAGCTCATGTTCCGATACCTAGTGTCACGCTTTACGTCTAGGCCTGAGCCGACGATCCCTACCGAGATGACTACCCGTCCGGTTCCTGCGAAGCCGCAAGACGCTGCCGCTAAGGCTGCCAGAGTAAGGCAGCACCACCCCCTCACCTCCCGGACTCGCCCTAATGAACGTCGAGCTTTCAAAGCAACTGCACCTAGCAGCCCCGTGGCTATGCGACATCACTCCAGCTGTGCCAGCCAGAGCACACGCCGATCAGCCAGGAGAAGCAGCGTCTCATCACGACACTACTGGGACATTGGAGGATCCATCGGCACGGGATCAatgattgctgctgctgctcccaatgCCGCGATGGGCAGCTGGGGCGAAGTTTAA
- a CDS encoding uncharacterized protein (TransMembrane:1 (i80-101o)), which translates to MYAGWSREYSAQQLATAGEVAETRGDGAVSERLCSTNRTVTASTRAATKPPPRPIRPLLLPRWPGRDDAQQKQKAGPSSLSFSSSVFLLFVAFCLLLPATFKPQAIGDWHDLFQRHPYTSAYSLERSTLTRHRHMQLSFTDQSAPHLPYRARPFPDN; encoded by the exons ATGTACGCAGGATGGAGCCGCGAGTACAGTGCCCAGCAGCTAGCGACAGCGGGAGAAGTCGCTGAAACCCGCGGCGACGGCGCTGTCTCGGAACGTCTGTGCAGCACCAATCGCACTGTCA CTGCCAGCACGCGAGCAGCCACCAAACCCCCACCCCGGCCCATCAGGCCGTTGCTACTACCCAGGTGGCCTGGTCGCGATGACgctcaacaaaaacaaaaggctGGCCCGTCCagcctctccttttcctcctcagttttcttgctcttcgtCGCCTTTTGCTTGCTGCTCCCGGCCACGTTCAAACCCCAGGCCATTGGCGACTGGCACGATTTGTTCCAGCGACACCCCTACACATCCGCTTATTCCCTTGAGCGCTCCACCTTGACTCGGCATCGCCACATGCAGCTATCCTTCACCGATCAGAGCGCCCCCCATTTGCCTTATCGCGCGCGACCTTTCCCCGATAATTAG